A window of the Cicer arietinum cultivar CDC Frontier isolate Library 1 chromosome 6, Cicar.CDCFrontier_v2.0, whole genome shotgun sequence genome harbors these coding sequences:
- the LOC101509975 gene encoding PLASMODESMATA CALLOSE-BINDING PROTEIN 3-like gives MVLINVMIVGAAKTWCVAKEGADTTALLSALNYACGAGADCEPIQSTGLCFNPDTIEGHASYAFNNYYQIKKQAGGFCDFGGSATIVEIDPIFFIDLVPSKFKMIVFKTS, from the exons ATGGTTTTGATTAATGTGATGATTGTTGGAGCAGCAAAAACATGGTGTGTGGCAAAGGAGGGAGCTGATACCACAGCATTACTTAGTGCTTTAAATTATGCATGTGGAGCTGGAGCTGATTGTGAGCCTATTCAGTCCACTGGACTTTGTTTTAATCCAGACACTATCGAAGGTCATGCTTCCTATGCTTTTAATAATTACTATCAAATCAAGAAGCAAGCCGGTGGCTTTTGCGATTTTGGTGGCAGTGCAACCATTGTTGAAATTGATCCAA ttttttttattgatttagtcCCTTCCAAATTCAAAATGATTGTGTTTAAAACCTCTTAA